GCTGCGCGCGGTCTCCTGCCGGCGTCGCTCCGCCCGGGTGGGGACCGCGGCGATGTCCTCGGCCACCGATCCCCCGGCCGGGGTGTGATCGCGGATCGGCCGGTGCCCGTTCTGCCGCCGCGCCCGCACCAGCAGCGGGATCGCGATCACGATCACCGCGGCCGATATACCGATGACCGTGTACAGCACCCAGGGTGTCTCGGAGCCGGAGGCCTCGGAGAGTTCGGCGCGCACGGTGCCGCGTCCGTTGGCCAGATCGACCAGGGCGACCGTCGCGGCGACCGCCGCGCCCAGAGCCGCCAGCCAGATCACCGCGCAGACCCCGAGCAGGATGCGTTCCAGGTTGTCCGGGCCGGACAGGGTACGTCGGGTGGTTTCAGTGTCTTTGAGCATCAGCAACTTGTCTGTGCGGCGTTACCGGTATTGGACGACAGCACGGTGCCGTCGCTGGTGGTGATCGAGCAGTTCAGCTTGCTCACCAGGAACAGGCTGGACGCCTGTACCGAGCCGACCTCGGACTGCGAGATCGGGGTCACCGTCAACGACCACGGGATGTAGACGTTGCGCTGGGTCCGGCTGCGTCCGGACGCGTCGATGTAGGTGACGGTGATGATGTCGCCGGGAGCCTTGGTGCCGGTGACCGAGTAGGTCACCTGGCGCGGGCCGGCCGGCCGGGTGGTGGTCGGCGGAGGCGGGGGCGCCTCACTGGTGACCGGCGGCGGTGCCGGTTCCTCGGCCGCCGGTGGCGGGGGCGGCGGCTCCTGCGTCACCGTCACCGTCTCGGGCGGCGGGGGCGGCGGTTCCTCGCTGGGCGGCGGCGGCGGTGGCGGCGGTTCCTCGCTTGCCGGCGGCGGTGGCGTCGTGGTGATCGCGTCCTGCACCGGCGGGGCCGAGGTGGTCGACGTCTGCGGGTTCGCCAGACCGGTGTTGTCGGTCCGGGTGACCAGCAGTGCGACCGAGGCGACCAGCGCCACCGCGGCGACGATGGCCACCACACCGACCACCCAGGGCCAGCGCGGCGGCGGGCCCTGCTCCGGGTCGGTCAGCGCGTAGTTGTCGTAGTCGTACAGCGCCGGGTCCGGCGGCACGTACGGCGCGCTGCTGAACTGCTCGGATTCCGGGGCGGAGTACGCCCGCGAATGGATGTCGGTCTCGTCGGTGCGGGGTTTGTTGTCCGCACCCGAAGACTCCGGTCCTGACGGCCCGCTCATCTGCTACTACCTCGGCCTATCCTTCTCGTCTGCTGCCTCGGCAACACTACCGAACCAGGCGACGGCGGGGACCACGCCACGACGGCGCGTCAGCGAACTGACGCACGGTTGTGACCTGGGGGGAAAGAGGTCAGTGCTTCTCGGGGCCGATGTAGTACTCGAAGACCAGCCCGGCCGACGACGCCAGCACGAAGCAGATGCCCGCGACCATCAGCCACGGCAGCCACATCGCCGTACCGACCGCGGCCACGGAGAAGGACAGCGCGATCAGGATCGGCCACCAGCTGTGCGGGCTGTAGAAGCCCAGTTCGCCGGCGCCGTCACTGATCTCGGCGTCTTCGTAGTCTTCCGGCCGGGTGTCGAGACGGCGCGCGACGAACCGGAAGAAGGTGCCGGTGATCAGGCTCAGCCCGGTGCTCAGCACCAGCGCGGTGGTACCCGCCCACTCGACGCCACCCGGGGCGAACATCGCGGTCAACACGGCGTAGACGATCGCGCACAGCGCGAAGAACGCAGTCAGGAACTCGAACAACCTGGCTTCGATATGCATGTGTCAATCCCTACTTGCTCGCCTGGGCGGGAGCACCAACCTGCTCGCCGCGACGGGAATCGAACGGAGCTGTCGTGGTGGCCAACGGAGCCTGGTTGATGGCCTCCAGCGCCTGGGCATTGGTGAGGCCGGCGGTCCGGGCGTCGAGGTAGGCCTTGAAGTCGTTGGGCTCAACGACGCGCACCTCGAAGTTCATCATCGCGTGGTAGGTGCCGCACATCTCGGTGCAGCGTCCGACGAAGGCACCGGTCTGCTCGATCTCGCTGACCTGGAACACGTTGTCGGAGTTGTTCTCCTTGGGGTTGGGCAGCACGTCCCGCTTGAACAGGAACTCCGGCACCCAGAAGCCGTGGATCACGTCCGCCGAGGCGATCTGGAACTCGATGCGCTTGCCCTTGGGCAGCACCAGGACCGGGATCTCG
This region of Mycolicibacterium diernhoferi genomic DNA includes:
- a CDS encoding MmpS family transport accessory protein: MSGPSGPESSGADNKPRTDETDIHSRAYSAPESEQFSSAPYVPPDPALYDYDNYALTDPEQGPPPRWPWVVGVVAIVAAVALVASVALLVTRTDNTGLANPQTSTTSAPPVQDAITTTPPPPASEEPPPPPPPPSEEPPPPPPETVTVTQEPPPPPPAAEEPAPPPVTSEAPPPPPTTTRPAGPRQVTYSVTGTKAPGDIITVTYIDASGRSRTQRNVYIPWSLTVTPISQSEVGSVQASSLFLVSKLNCSITTSDGTVLSSNTGNAAQTSC
- a CDS encoding cytochrome c oxidase subunit 4 — protein: MHIEARLFEFLTAFFALCAIVYAVLTAMFAPGGVEWAGTTALVLSTGLSLITGTFFRFVARRLDTRPEDYEDAEISDGAGELGFYSPHSWWPILIALSFSVAAVGTAMWLPWLMVAGICFVLASSAGLVFEYYIGPEKH
- a CDS encoding DUF2561 family protein, giving the protein MLKDTETTRRTLSGPDNLERILLGVCAVIWLAALGAAVAATVALVDLANGRGTVRAELSEASGSETPWVLYTVIGISAAVIVIAIPLLVRARRQNGHRPIRDHTPAGGSVAEDIAAVPTRAERRRQETARSVGDAGGLGGRGAALADQVYVRCGLSIGCAVGAAVLAVGAATYLMATDSGSAAIAFYIVAGIVTVAMPVLPWFYLRELRAVTGAH